The DNA sequence CCTTCGCCAGTCTATGAGAAATAGATATCTACAGTACTCTCTTATAAGCAAGAAGTATTATTGGCATTTGAGGGTAATAAATAGCAAATGATCTAAGCCCATTGAGAAGGTTTCGAGGTCTAGGGACATTGTCCCATCTGAGTGGTAACTTCTCCCTATAATGCAATGCAGCATGTAGGCAAGAAACGGCACAGAATACTACAATAGCTAGGTTCTGTTTAATTAAAAGGCTCCCATTATGGAGCCAATATGGTAAGGGATCACATGAAGATTACTCGGGATTCTTCAATATAGAAGCTTCATGACGAAAAGACTTGCAGCATTTCCCCAGCACAGCCACACTGTGACAGGGGCCGACCAACAACATAGTTTCCCCCCGCAGACACTAACTCGCAATCGCATAGAAGCTGGATGCCTGCGACATCACTTCTAAGCGACTAGAAACCTCTTCCCCGGGTCGATATTCTACATGGGTCTCTTGTTCCCGCTCGACGGTCTGTTACCCAGCGGCCGGTCTTGTTTAGCGCCGGGCCGCTCAAAAGTGGCCTGAAACTAGTAACACAACGTGGGAGTGGACATGTTTTAGTAGCTGCGGGTAGAGCTGGTCGGTCCCGAGGTGTTGAAAATAGCGTCTGATAACGCCCGGTCTCTTTAAGATGCCCGGACAAATGGAGGTTGCGGAAAAGCCGCCCTGGTTATACTACTACACTTCTGAGACGAGGCTGACATGCAGTAGCGTGCTGCATTTTGCGTGGACGAAGGACCAACAACGTCTCAATAACCCCTGGAAAACCAGCTTCTGTAACAGAACATGGTCGTCGTTGTTGGTCGGCGTTGTGGCTTTCGAGGGCAGTATTGCGCCATCCTGGGAGCTGAATGCAAGTGGCGCCATCTCTGAGCCGCAAGCTACGGGAGCTCTTGGGTTCACCAGAAGCAGTCTAAGATAAGAGATTAGGCACAGCCCTTTGAGATTTGGAGTTTTGCGAAACATTGGCGTTGGTTTAAGGCTTGAAACAATGCAATAGAATGGTATGTTAGTGGGTAACAGCGCTGAGCCGTACAGTATCCGAGTATGCGTGCTCCTAGCAAATGAAGCAATAGTGCGAGATCTAGGCTTTTGTTAACAGACGTCCCAAACACCATGTCCATGATCGACGCTAAACGAAGGGGAACAACGGGGATAAGAGTTAGATCGCTTATGGCAGTATCCATGGTTCGGCCGACCTCCGCACCAGCTGAAAGAAGGCTGAGCTGCTTCTGGAAAAGATGACCCCAGGCACGAACTGGAGACACTGGTTTTGCAGCAGTATTGCTACAGGGGCGTCGGAATAGCTGTCTGAGAGGCAACCGGACTTGGATTCTTCCTCCAGCACTGAGATTGGAGATTGGGGGCCGTAACTTGCAATACGGGACCTCCGCATCGCTCGACAGGATCTATTCCGCTTTCAGCTCTTGGAAATAAGGAGCTGCAGAAAACAGCCTACCGAGCACAATTCTGCCCATGCAGGACAGGGCTCGTGATCCTGCTGCAGAACACCACAACCAACATGCATATTCGCTGTTTCGCTACGCGCCCCTCTGGCTTCACAGCCTCACCCTCCCTCCCATGCATAGTTCATGGCCTTTgctcttgtccttgtctctGTCTATATCTACTATCTGCAGCGGGAAATGAGTCCGAGtgaccaagaagaagattgccagGAAAACAGCAGAGTCGCAATCAAtcaattaaaaaaaaaaaaaaaaaaccccctCGGTTCAGAATGGCTTTCGGAACCGAAAGCGAGCCCCAGAATCCCGTGTTCAAAGTATTGGCTGATATCCAGCGATACACCGACGTGTGCCCCAATCCAGAAGAGTCGGACTTTTCCACATGCCGAGCCATGAGGAAAGATGGAGGCCGTTGCCGGAATCCTCCCTGCACGCAATATGAGCGACATCACAGTCACGACTTGATGTTTGAGTTCCGGGGCATGACAGAGTGCCCTGACACGGACAGCTTCTATAATAAACTAGAGACTTTCATCACCTATTCGCATTGCAAGAGATGGCATCGCTGGCCGGCTCTGGCAGCTTTCGAGCGTTGGAAAAAGGAGCGGATCGCAGCCAGATCCAATGCTCGACAACGATACACGCCCGCTCGAACTGTGGCACCACCAGCCCGCCCCTCAACTCCTCCATCGGCTATACAACCAACAACTACGACAGTCATACAGCCTCTCACAGCGGCAgccctccagcagctgccgACTATTCCTACAACATTTGTTCCTTCGGCAGCCAGCGCAACATCCGACGGTGGCGATTCTTTCGACGACAGCATTCTGGAGACTCGCTCTGTCACCAGTAATGGATCGACGTTCCTCAGCTCCCTTCCCAATACTCCTCCACGCAATGGACTTGTTTCAGGGATGGAGATCGATGATATCgcggaagaagatggagctgaCTGGACCGCTGATAATGTCGCAAGGGTTAGAGCCAATGCAGACAATTCGCCTTCACCAAGCAACAAGTCTATTGCAGACGTGGAAATGGATACCATTGAAGAAATCATTACACAAGAAGATGCAACCGACAGTATATCCGCCAGTGTTGAAAAATTGACTGCCATCGTCACAAGCTTGACTGCCTTCCTTAAGAAGAAAGATACTGCCTTCGAAAAAACGTTGGCCGCTTTCCTTGAGAATGCAGAGAAAGAAGTCACAtccaaaggcaaaggagtTGATAGAGGCgatgttgttgaagaagctgatattaaaaaagaagttGTCATTAGCAATGAGGCTACTTCTGTGGATATCAAGAAAGAAACTATTGCAAATCAGAAagtcgaggaagaagatgaccttgaagaagctcctgAGAAAGAGGCCGTGAAATACAACATTACGAGAAAAGCTGTTCCCAAAGCGGATTCTGCCGGGCAGATGCCAGATCTGACTTTAACCTCGAGCGTCCATGATACAGCGGCAACGGAACAGAATGATCCAGCCAGAAAACCCGCTGTTGACGAGCTTGGCATTATTAGACTACAGCGCAATGGCTCGCTAAGAGATCACTCGCGGGTATTCCAAGTCATCAGCAGTCATCCAACCGCCAATGAGATGAGTGAAGGTGTTGTGTACATCTTTGAGGATAACGACAACACTTCTCTATTCAAAATTGGATGGTCAAGCGAAAGCGCAGAAGAGACGCTAAAACAACCTAACAACTGCTATGGAGTCAACACAAGAGTCGTTTACGAGACTCAAAGGTTCGCTGGTGCTCCCCACGCTGAAAAACTTGCTCGAGTTATTCTTCAGCATGCCAATATTCGCGTTTTGACATGCGAGAAGTGCAAAGGAGGGCATACAGAATGGTTTTCTGCTCAAGCAGAAACTGTACGTCAAACAGTCATGCAGGTTGAACATTTTGTCCAGATGCCCGCATATACTCTACAAGATGGAGAATACAAATTATCACCAGAGGCATACAGCCGCGTGGTAAAACAGATGTGCGACTTTTCCATAGACAAGATGGGCGAGCTGATGCACAAGAACCCTGAAGGCAATAAAGCAACCAAGTCGACTCTTGTGTTATGTGAATCTATATCCGTGGCTCCGCTCACACCACCCGATACACCTCGTCCTAGTACCAAAGACATATTTTTCGAGACTCAGGATGCCAATGGGAGCCTTGTCTCATTATCAACGCAGACAAGCGGAAAGACTCGACTGTCGACAGGAACAAAAGTCGCAAGAAAGCTGAAACATTTCGTAACGGCCAAAAACACAGTCAAAGAGTACTTGACCCGATCTCGAGGATCAACGCCCGAGGTAGAGAGCAGTGAGAAGCGCGCATTTGGTGCAGTCTTTGTAGATTTGAAAGGCAAGGCGCGCGGACTTAGTACAAAAGCGCGAGAAGATGTGCGGGGATTTCGCAGGGACTTCAAGGAAGAACTGCGCCGCAACGGCGATGAGGCTGAATAAAGTTCACAAAGCAGATTGGTTGGACAACGGGAGTGGAAGACAAATTGTCGTATTCTAAAACATGGCGGTTCGGCATTGATACTTTGTAAATTTACATGTACACAGTTTTCCTTAGTCGCAGCTCGGCCGTACGAGGCTCTTCATACACTCTTTCGTCAATTGAATATATTTCACAGCACGTATATCAACGTTATCATATGCCTTTACTAAGGCCTCATCAACAGAAAACCCAGAAACAAGGCAGCCTTCGGGCTTCTTCGATTAGGCTGACACGGCGCCATCACCATATTTGCCTTACAAGCATGTGGCTTATTAGATGCCACATCATGGGTGTAAATTCAGCCCCTTGGGATAAAACCCGTCCTCACCTTAGCCGTCATGTTCATCCAATGAGAACCCGACACGCGTAAACTCAGCCTTGCGAAATATGCAGGCGCAGTCTCATGTGGATGCACAACTGACGCCCTATCCAATATATATTGAGTGCAAGGCGGCCGAGGACGCCTTTTTGGTCGCCAAAATGGCCTCGGGCGCAAAGCATACCCGATTCTATGTACACGCGTAATTGCCCAATGATGATGTATCCTTACGCGCTTGTATGCATGAAAGCATCCATGTAAATGTGCCTGAAGCA is a window from the Trichoderma atroviride chromosome 5, complete sequence genome containing:
- a CDS encoding uncharacterized protein (EggNog:ENOG41), whose amino-acid sequence is MAFGTESEPQNPVFKVLADIQRYTDVCPNPEESDFSTCRAMRKDGGRCRNPPCTQYERHHSHDLMFEFRGMTECPDTDSFYNKLETFITYSHCKRWHRWPALAAFERWKKERIAARSNARQRYTPARTVAPPARPSTPPSAIQPTTTTVIQPLTAAALQQLPTIPTTFVPSAASATSDGGDSFDDSILETRSVTSNGSTFLSSLPNTPPRNGLVSGMEIDDIAEEDGADWTADNVARVRANADNSPSPSNKSIADVEMDTIEEIITQEDATDSISASVEKLTAIVTSLTAFLKKKDTAFEKTLAAFLENAEKEVTSKGKGVDRGDVVEEADIKKEVVISNEATSVDIKKETIANQKVEEEDDLEEAPEKEAVKYNITRKAVPKADSAGQMPDLTLTSSVHDTAATEQNDPARKPAVDELGIIRLQRNGSLRDHSRVFQVISSHPTANEMSEGVVYIFEDNDNTSLFKIGWSSESAEETLKQPNNCYGVNTRVVYETQRFAGAPHAEKLARVILQHANIRVLTCEKCKGGHTEWFSAQAETVRQTVMQVEHFVQMPAYTLQDGEYKLSPEAYSRVVKQMCDFSIDKMGELMHKNPEGNKATKSTLVLCESISVAPLTPPDTPRPSTKDIFFETQDANGSLVSLSTQTSGKTRLSTGTKVARKLKHFVTAKNTVKEYLTRSRGSTPEVESSEKRAFGAVFVDLKGKARGLSTKAREDVRGFRRDFKEELRRNGDEAE